Genomic segment of Topomyia yanbarensis strain Yona2022 unplaced genomic scaffold, ASM3024719v1 HiC_scaffold_4, whole genome shotgun sequence:
CAACCCGCAGAAACATATCCGCACCTTTAACTTCCTGTTGACAAAGTTTCGGGAGCAGTACCTACCTGTGTTCTGCCCAAACTTTGACTATTCCACTTCGATCTACGAACCCAAAATCGATCTACCGGCGATGCGAAATATCTCCAAGCGAGAGGAAGTAATGAGTTCATGCATAGTGGTTCTGGTAATCTGGATCGCCAAGTATACCCATGAAAGGCACATCAGTACGAAACTGGATAACGTACAAATCGATGATGAAGTCGTTGGAGAAAATGCATCCCTTCTGTCGAATCTACGACACTTGGGCTATACACAAACACAGCTGGTCCGAGATGTTCTTTACTCTAGCCGGGACACGGTAAACTTTGTTCATGAGATCTACCGGCAGGCGTTCCTGATGTCTTTCACTTCTAAAAGTCAAATCGAAGCTATGCGAATTGCGATCTCCGTCTACCGGGATTGGATGAGTACGATTCCGCCACCACCGTTCCTGCTGGAACCGGACACTAGCGAGGCATCGCTAAGTGGTAGCTCCGGTGAGCTCCATCAGGGAGGACGTCCGAACAGTCAGCGGCTTCGAACCGATTCCTACCTGGGAGCCATCAGTAAGGAAAATGTAATGATCCGAGCTGGACTACAGAATGTTCTGCAGGTGTTCGTTACGAACGCGGTAAATGTGTTCATGATCAATACGGCGCACTTGAACATTCACTTTCAATCAAAGACAAATAGCGATGGCTTTGCTACGCCTCTGGATGAGCAAACCGATATCTGCAAGCGGGTATTGAACATCTACCGGACGATGGTAATGAAGACACGCATGGAAGGCAAGACGTGGGAGCAACTGCTGTTAGTGTTGTTACAGGTGAGTTATATTTTGTTTACTCTGGGTGACAAGCAATCTAGGAAATATATGCGTTATCTCTTGAATACATTTCATTTCCTCCTCCGTAGGTAACATCCGTAATTCTCCAGAATTCACCGCCGAACGCAAAGAAAAACAACCTGGGCGGCCGGTTAGCCCAACCCATCTTCCAAACGTTGATCGTCACATGGATTCGGGCCCACACGAATGTGGTGGTGAATCCGGGCCTCTGGGACAAGTTCCTGAAAGTGTTGTCTTCGTTGACACACCGCGAAGAGCTAATCGTTGAATGGGACAAGACGATGCAAACTTTGACGCGTGTTCTCGCCAGGCAGGTATACAACATTAATCTGTCGGATTTGCCGCTGGATCGGTTGGCGGAACAAAAGGGTAAGAGGAAACGGGGAACGCCTTCCAATTGGACTCAGAACTCGGTCGCGAATCAGAATGACAAGCCGGACAGTTCGGTGACGCAGTGCAATAACAATGGCAAAATGTCCATGGACGAGACCGTCGGCGATGATGTGAGGATCGTTGGCCACGGTCAAGTGGTAAGGAGTATTCCAGGGACACCGTCCCTGAATAGAAGCTACAGCGAGGGTAGCTTGGCACCATTCCGAAAGTCTCGAACAAGACGAAGGGTAAGAAGCAAGAATCAGGCACAGAATCAGCAACATGTAGCCTCACTTCCGATGGCGGTAGAGCATTCATTGAATCGGATGCTGTCCAATAATTCTGGCGGTGGATTGAGCATTAGCAACGAGAATTTGGAACTATCAAGGTTTTCTCAGTGCGACGAATCGTTGATGATGGGACCACCAACTATTCGAAGAGCTCTTTCGTTGGACTCCATTCGTCCTACGCCGGGTAAAAGTCGTGCAATAGGAAATGATAGCGACAGCTATAGGTGTGGATCCAGAAGTCCGTCACCAACGGCCTCGAGTGGAATTGAGAGTGGCTCGATCAAGGATTCTCCCATGCAAATAGATGTGTTGACAGCCGATAGCTCTAGCATCGATACTCAAGATGAGAGTAGCGCAGTTTCCGCTGACAGGAGATCCATTTTGGCTGGTGGAACCGCTCGCGGTTGGCTACCGGATGTGGCCGCTATTATGTGGAGGAGAATGCTTGGAGCTTTGGGGGATGTTAACAAGATCTTGAATCCAAAATTACACGCGCAGGTTTTTCAGTACCTGGTAAACATAACGGAAAGTTTGATCAAGATTCGAATAAATCAAGGAATCTCGTTGGACGGCCAGGTAGTCCCTACTCCGGTAAATCTTGTTCCACCAATTGCGCTTGTTGCACCTTGGTGTTACGGCGCCTTAACACTGGATGGCCAATACAGCCAAGGTAAGCTGTACGCTATGCAGTTGCTGTGTACAATCGTCAAGGCAGGGGCATCATTAGGAAACAATCAGCTGCCGTTGTTTTACCATGCGCTTCATCAGGCTCTTTCCGGTGAGGATCGAGCGATGGCCTACACTGCCTTGAGATATCTCGGAGGGCCACGATTTTTGAGTTTGTTACTTCCGGGACATTCCTTACTCTTGTTGGATTTGGTTCACGCTTCAACGATAGTTCTGACTTCGTCGGAAACTGGACCACATGCTCCCAGATCCCAGGTTGCAGGTCTACTCGGTTCCCTGCTTTGTTTTCCAAAAACATCCCTTCCGGGACCTGTTCTGCAGCCATCGGAGCCCAACATCGACCTAATGGAATGTCCAGATCTGCAGGAACACGTATTAAATATTGTCCTACGTTGTGCACGCCGGGAACCTACAGCCAAAGCTCGTTCTATCGCAATAGCTTCTCTCGGCCAGTGGATTCTTCAAAACCTTACCAATCCGTCCTCATCTAATTCCTCCACCGCTTCAGAATCAACTTCTTTCAAGCAACGAATTCCTTTGCACCATTCCGGGTCAAATTCAGCGCGCGAAGAAAGCGCCTTCAGTCCCCGTATTCGTGAAGCCTTCCAAGTAATTCTGCAAGCGCTTCAGTTTAAGCATCGCATCATCGCCCGGCTAGCCTCTGAAACGCTCAAACTTTGCGCTGAACAAGGAAAACGCATTGAACGAATAGACCGCCTACCACAGCTGATTATTGACACGATATGTCTGTCATTGGAAATCCAAAACGTTCCATATCCGAAAGACTCGGACAAAACCGTACTAACTTCTTTGCTTCTAACGCTTGGTGAATTTTGTATGTCCTTCTCGGTGGAAACCCTTCAGCGACCCAAGAGCACCGATTCCGACGAACCGCTTATACAGGTAGTATTCAAGGCTCTTTACAAGATCGCCATGGGTGTTCACAACGGCGAGCGGATCAAGCTATTCACTACCGATGAAGACTTCGACATGACAATCACTGTAGATGATGTTCGGGAGCAGAATTCTCCCACGGAGCCCACCTACCAAACCTCGGAATGGATTGCCAATTGTCAATCTGCGATTAGATTGTGTGCCAAAACGGTTGCAATGCATTTGATTACCAATCTGGGTCATTTTCCCATGGGTATCGGTGCGACACGGCTCAGCTCGATGGTTGATGAACAGGACGATCTAACTGGCGGTAGTACCAGTACTTTGCATCGAGAAAACTCATGGGGTAATCGAGATTCAATGGATTTAGGAGCATCACAGGTCTTGGCTTCTCCGAATCTTCAATTGTTGATGTTAAGTCCAGAACTGGTGGCAAGTTTTATTGAATTATCTGCTCTCAAGTTACCAGGAGGTGGAGCTACCGCAGGTCTGATCACAGCCAACCGACAAGTACGTTTATTGCTTCGAGACCTAAATGGTAAAGCCTGTTGGGACGCATCAATCCTCTACAAAGAACCAAGTCCTACCGCTGAAGATACGAGTAGACAAATAAAAGACTTTTCCCCTTCCACTGAAAAGCCAAACTCAGCATTTCCCTTCCGAACAGACGGAGGATTCTCAAGGATATTCGCTGGAGCAGCTGCCTCCATTGACCCAATGATGTCCACTGTGGGGCTTCCGATAGCGCCTCTTCGTCATACCCTCCGACATAGACCTGTTCATCAATTACCGGTGGCCAAAGACCTAGCACCTGATCTAGATCAACTGGACGATTTGCTTCAATACATTGGGTACACTAGCCCGGAGTGTCTGGATGCCAGCGGTTCACCTCTAAACACCGCCGGCCCTTCGCCTCTTGGTCCACCATTAGAAGCACAAACCATCTCAATAATCCTAAATCAACGAGCGCTTGAAACGGAGTACATCGCCCGGCAAAACGCATCCGTAGGCCTGTTAGGTGAGTCCCCTGCATACAACCTCGGAGGATCCGTAGCATACGCTTCGTTCATAGACGATAACCTACCTGTGGTACCGTTTGGACCAAGTGGAACATTAACGACTAGATTCAATAATACGACTTCGGTTGACCGATCATCGACGAACTCTTCCAGCGAAACAAAATCATTCCAGTTCGGGCGAATCTTATTTAGCCAGCTGGGTTTGGCTGGCTGGGAGCGGCGTAAAAGAACTCATCTGCTGCAGCGAACGGACAAACTTCTGCGCGAACTTCGTAATCTGGACAATCAGAAGTGTCGTGAAACGCACAAAATGGCTGTAATCTACGTTGCTAACGGACAGGAGGATAAAGGAAGTATCTTGAGGAATGCATGCGGTAGTAGCACTTATGAAATGTTCGTATCGGCACTTGGCTGGGAGGTGGAGTTGGAATCGCACAATGGCTTCCTCGGAGGTTTACCTAGGCAGGGCTGCGGCCAGACTGCCCCGTACTATGCGACACCGTTCCTGGAAGTCATCTACCACGTGTCAACACGAATGCCATCCGATACGTCGGAGGCGATGTTGAACAAGACCCGACACCTGGGCAATGACGAGGTTCACATTGTGTGGAGCGAACACAATCGCGACTATAGGAGAGACATTTTGCCTACGGAATTCTGCGATGTACTGATCGTGATATATCCAATGAAaagtggtctttttcgggtgaCGATTAGCAAGAAACCGGACGTTCCATGGTTCGGACCGCTGTCCGACGAGATGGTGGTGGGTGGTTCCTGTTTGGCGAGCTTGGTTCGAGCTTCGGCGATCAACGCAAGCCGAGCGAAGAGGACTTCGCTTTCGCTGTATCAGCAGTAGTAAGTTGAATAGTTTGGTTGGTTTTGAAGATCATTGACCgttggtttttaatttttttttagttatgAGGAACGGAACCGCTCGTTGGACACGGTGGCATTACGGCACAAAGAAAGTAACACCTTCGAGGACTTTACCGCGAGGATTTTTAGTCCGATTCCACCGCAGATTGCGGTGACCGGAGGGGTTATCGGAGGTTCCGGCACGGGCGGATTGAGTAGCGCTGGCGCGCCGCTAGCAGCTGCCCTTATCGATCATCACAGTCGGACATCTTCCAAGAGTAAGTATCTCGTGCGCGGTTTGTTGTCATAGGACAGGGTAAACCAGAATAACTGTCAGTTGAGATAATAATCGTAAAGTACAAAAAGGGTGCTAGTGTGGTTCTTGTGGATGTAACCTGGAACCACTTGAACCAAATGAATCTCAGAAAGTCTGGTTGGCATCGTGTTTGTGGATAGAGTACAATTCACAGACTACAGAGGTAAAAGTACatactaaaaatttggattggaTAAGAGTAAAGTCAACTGTACAGGAGTTTCTCTTCTGAAAATTCGGTCGAaaagatttttaaacatttctaTCGTTATGTTACTCGGTTATAACTCTGGATCCGATTCGTTGATGGATGACCCAACTGCTGGAAGTCCTCAAGATTGCAACATAGTATCGAGTGGGTGATTAAAGTCTTGATTAATCCTGATTTAAAAAGctttcgtaatttattccagTGAGGTCTGATAACGTTCTGGTTTTCCGACACGAACGCGGCAAGTTTATTCCAGCAAGtgaacatcatcatcatcgtggcCGAGCAAGTCGGGTACTCTGTATTTCAACCAAGTGTATTAGATTTcctggttacccgatcttcgtCCGTAGTGCATTGACACTGTGTGGGATTCACGATTCactttcgtgcctaaccactaaaaacacttcTTACTCTTTTTTCGCCTTTTCCTTCAATGAACTATATcgaggtattacttcgtgggagtactcattgtgctttcgtcgcacctatTTCTTCTGCTGTATCTCGGAACCTCACTTGGTCCATTAAATGGCTGGACCTTTTCGTTtcgatttaactctcgactcttcacATGCTTCTTGTAGCCATCTTTTACGTCGCCGTTGAGCTCTCGCTTCAATGAGCCGTTTAGGAACTAATTCCATGAGcgatttagctcctgtttccgttAGTCATTCAGCTCCCTGACTTGtgacgatctactcggatagacCCCGGctgtgaactcaccctactccgactgagagttccctggcggaggaatttctcccgacatcGATACCCGCTTCCTCGAACAATTAGGCTCCCAGatttatcgagatctactcgtATATTATCCGGCGGTGAGTTCCctggcagcggaatttctctcggtaacGATTTCTGTTTCGTGAGGCAATTGGCTCCCCTTTTTGTCGCGATATAGTCGGATAATCCACGGTGGTGAATCTACTTTACTGTGAATTCCacggcggtagatttctcccggtATCGATGtttgtttccgtgagccatttaactTCACGCTTCGTCCCGatttactcgatctagtcccagCGGTGGAGGGTGTTGAAGTCAGTCCGGCAATTCTGGTGAAGTCTGACGTCCGGTTTACTGGTACCCGCtactacgtcgcgtactactcaactggttcccgccggtggacctagtctacaccgacggagagtttcccggcggcgaaatttctctcgaaacccaaTTTGTGATTTCACGGTGGCTTTCTATCCACCGGCGCTACTGGTCCCTTCGTcactttctctgcagctcggagagtatattCGTAAACTCTCTGTTggcagcgtcccagatatgctcgttgtGGCACATCTCCTCGACAATATTGTCACACCAGACATACGaatttcttcgaacctagggcattcgaagacattcacgcactccgggcaaaggggctGGCTGAGAGTTCATAGTCAGTTCAATTCTCACAA
This window contains:
- the LOC131695465 gene encoding probable Rho GTPase-activating protein CG5521 isoform X2, whose translation is MFTKKSNIDLKKSTAKIQDSKKDSTARLRHLKTILEHVDGEEAKNLFEANYSHVYYILYDTFVQAETNLRQRVHKTHREELDGSLWLLSKILCLLPELIARRWQVHSLGRILAKLLHYGNSVKLRREGVRYFLLWYQALGDNAPDFVHGMFTELVPGLTVPQKGKNGPLSSDSEFIATDVLNHPNMKGELGGSVFHDTGAHPVKSPEIQPVIPPSSNERTAAPDPRDGLEILLDCMVQSCGCLKWRDNNPQKHIRTFNFLLTKFREQYLPVFCPNFDYSTSIYEPKIDLPAMRNISKREEVMSSCIVVLVIWIAKYTHERHISTKLDNVQIDDEVVGENASLLSNLRHLGYTQTQLVRDVLYSSRDTVNFVHEIYRQAFLMSFTSKSQIEAMRIAISVYRDWMSTIPPPPFLLEPDTSEASLSGSSGELHQGGRPNSQRLRTDSYLGAISKENVMIRAGLQNVLQVFVTNAVNVFMINTAHLNIHFQSKTNSDGFATPLDEQTDICKRVLNIYRTMVMKTRMEGKTWEQLLLVLLQVTSVILQNSPPNAKKNNLGGRLAQPIFQTLIVTWIRAHTNVVVNPGLWDKFLKVLSSLTHREELIVEWDKTMQTLTRVLARQVYNINLSDLPLDRLAEQKGKRKRGTPSNWTQNSVANQNDKPDSSVTQCNNNGKMSMDETVGDDVRIVGHGQVVRSIPGTPSLNRSYSEGSLAPFRKSRTRRRVRSKNQAQNQQHVASLPMAVEHSLNRMLSNNSGGGLSISNENLELSRFSQCDESLMMGPPTIRRALSLDSIRPTPGKSRAIGNDSDSYRCGSRSPSPTASSGIESGSIKDSPMQIDVLTADSSSIDTQDESSAVSADRRSILAGGTARGWLPDVAAIMWRRMLGALGDVNKILNPKLHAQVFQYLVNITESLIKIRINQGISLDGQVVPTPVNLVPPIALVAPWCYGALTLDGQYSQGKLYAMQLLCTIVKAGASLGNNQLPLFYHALHQALSGEDRAMAYTALRYLGGPRFLSLLLPGHSLLLLDLVHASTIVLTSSETGPHAPRSQVAGLLGSLLCFPKTSLPGPVLQPSEPNIDLMECPDLQEHVLNIVLRCARREPTAKARSIAIASLGQWILQNLTNPSSSNSSTASESTSFKQRIPLHHSGSNSAREESAFSPRIREAFQVILQALQFKHRIIARLASETLKLCAEQGKRIERIDRLPQLIIDTICLSLEIQNVPYPKDSDKTVLTSLLLTLGEFCMSFSVETLQRPKSTDSDEPLIQVVFKALYKIAMGVHNGERIKLFTTDEDFDMTITVDDVREQNSPTEPTYQTSEWIANCQSAIRLCAKTVAMHLITNLGHFPMGIGATRLSSMVDEQDDLTGGSTSTLHRENSWGNRDSMDLGASQVLASPNLQLLMLSPELVASFIELSALKLPGGGATAGLITANRQVRLLLRDLNGKACWDASILYKEPSPTAEDTSRQIKDFSPSTEKPNSAFPFRTDGGFSRIFAGAAASIDPMMSTVGLPIAPLRHTLRHRPVHQLPVAKDLAPDLDQLDDLLQYIGYTSPECLDASGSPLNTAGPSPLGPPLEAQTISIILNQRALETEYIARQNASVGLLGESPAYNLGGSVAYASFIDDNLPVVPFGPSGTLTTRFNNTTSVDRSSTNSSSETKSFQFGRILFSQLGLAGWERRKRTHLLQRTDKLLRELRNLDNQKCRETHKMAVIYVANGQEDKGSILRNACGSSTYEMFVSALGWEVELESHNGFLGGLPRQGCGQTAPYYATPFLEVIYHVSTRMPSDTSEAMLNKTRHLGNDEVHIVWSEHNRDYRRDILPTEFCDVLIVIYPMKSGLFRVTISKKPDVPWFGPLSDEMVVGGSCLASLVRASAINASRAKRTSLSLYQQYYEERNRSLDTVALRHKESNTFEDFTARIFSPIPPQIAVTGGVIGGSGTGGLSSAGAPLAAALIDHHSRTSSKTWIHHPEMVATAREVTQQTVMASVSLEQPSPRPLRKLHHPFKPVVTKPPKTAPPPVPSTGGVGPVLAHHHQHHHPHHQQYTPGTGTPPDSPTLPGRSKFK
- the LOC131695465 gene encoding probable Rho GTPase-activating protein CG5521 isoform X1; the encoded protein is MFTKKSNIDLKKSTAKIQDSKKDSTARLRHLKTILEHVDGEEAKNLFEANYSHVYYILYDTFVQAETNLRQREQSFHIVHKTHREELDGSLWLLSKILCLLPELIARRWQVHSLGRILAKLLHYGNSVKLRREGVRYFLLWYQALGDNAPDFVHGMFTELVPGLTVPQKGKNGPLSSDSEFIATDVLNHPNMKGELGGSVFHDTGAHPVKSPEIQPVIPPSSNERTAAPDPRDGLEILLDCMVQSCGCLKWRDNNPQKHIRTFNFLLTKFREQYLPVFCPNFDYSTSIYEPKIDLPAMRNISKREEVMSSCIVVLVIWIAKYTHERHISTKLDNVQIDDEVVGENASLLSNLRHLGYTQTQLVRDVLYSSRDTVNFVHEIYRQAFLMSFTSKSQIEAMRIAISVYRDWMSTIPPPPFLLEPDTSEASLSGSSGELHQGGRPNSQRLRTDSYLGAISKENVMIRAGLQNVLQVFVTNAVNVFMINTAHLNIHFQSKTNSDGFATPLDEQTDICKRVLNIYRTMVMKTRMEGKTWEQLLLVLLQVTSVILQNSPPNAKKNNLGGRLAQPIFQTLIVTWIRAHTNVVVNPGLWDKFLKVLSSLTHREELIVEWDKTMQTLTRVLARQVYNINLSDLPLDRLAEQKGKRKRGTPSNWTQNSVANQNDKPDSSVTQCNNNGKMSMDETVGDDVRIVGHGQVVRSIPGTPSLNRSYSEGSLAPFRKSRTRRRVRSKNQAQNQQHVASLPMAVEHSLNRMLSNNSGGGLSISNENLELSRFSQCDESLMMGPPTIRRALSLDSIRPTPGKSRAIGNDSDSYRCGSRSPSPTASSGIESGSIKDSPMQIDVLTADSSSIDTQDESSAVSADRRSILAGGTARGWLPDVAAIMWRRMLGALGDVNKILNPKLHAQVFQYLVNITESLIKIRINQGISLDGQVVPTPVNLVPPIALVAPWCYGALTLDGQYSQGKLYAMQLLCTIVKAGASLGNNQLPLFYHALHQALSGEDRAMAYTALRYLGGPRFLSLLLPGHSLLLLDLVHASTIVLTSSETGPHAPRSQVAGLLGSLLCFPKTSLPGPVLQPSEPNIDLMECPDLQEHVLNIVLRCARREPTAKARSIAIASLGQWILQNLTNPSSSNSSTASESTSFKQRIPLHHSGSNSAREESAFSPRIREAFQVILQALQFKHRIIARLASETLKLCAEQGKRIERIDRLPQLIIDTICLSLEIQNVPYPKDSDKTVLTSLLLTLGEFCMSFSVETLQRPKSTDSDEPLIQVVFKALYKIAMGVHNGERIKLFTTDEDFDMTITVDDVREQNSPTEPTYQTSEWIANCQSAIRLCAKTVAMHLITNLGHFPMGIGATRLSSMVDEQDDLTGGSTSTLHRENSWGNRDSMDLGASQVLASPNLQLLMLSPELVASFIELSALKLPGGGATAGLITANRQVRLLLRDLNGKACWDASILYKEPSPTAEDTSRQIKDFSPSTEKPNSAFPFRTDGGFSRIFAGAAASIDPMMSTVGLPIAPLRHTLRHRPVHQLPVAKDLAPDLDQLDDLLQYIGYTSPECLDASGSPLNTAGPSPLGPPLEAQTISIILNQRALETEYIARQNASVGLLGESPAYNLGGSVAYASFIDDNLPVVPFGPSGTLTTRFNNTTSVDRSSTNSSSETKSFQFGRILFSQLGLAGWERRKRTHLLQRTDKLLRELRNLDNQKCRETHKMAVIYVANGQEDKGSILRNACGSSTYEMFVSALGWEVELESHNGFLGGLPRQGCGQTAPYYATPFLEVIYHVSTRMPSDTSEAMLNKTRHLGNDEVHIVWSEHNRDYRRDILPTEFCDVLIVIYPMKSGLFRVTISKKPDVPWFGPLSDEMVVGGSCLASLVRASAINASRAKRTSLSLYQQYYEERNRSLDTVALRHKESNTFEDFTARIFSPIPPQIAVTGGVIGGSGTGGLSSAGAPLAAALIDHHSRTSSKTWIHHPEMVATAREVTQQTVMASVSLEQPSPRPLRKLHHPFKPVVTKPPKTAPPPVPSTGGVGPVLAHHHQHHHPHHQQYTPGTGTPPDSPTLPGRSKFK